One window of the Primulina eburnea isolate SZY01 chromosome 18, ASM2296580v1, whole genome shotgun sequence genome contains the following:
- the LOC140820150 gene encoding uncharacterized protein: MTARRLRPYFLSHPIVVLTNSPLGRILTHSDMSGRLIKWTTELGEYDIQYEPRTSIKAQALADFLAETVHLENEDPWKVYVDGSSSKEGSGVGVVLISPAGEEVKLAVRLDFRASNNEAEYEAVLAGLRAAKNVGATRVLIFSDSQLVAQQMKGMYDVKDEKLIEYAQEVDRVREKFTEITFEQIPRKENEKADTLAKMAGTMGSWKTRDVVFQIELTPQTSSPAVEQEEEDWRTAITDYLKEGKLPDDPREARKLKMKCSRYVMVGYVLFRTSFAGPLLRCLSYTEADYVLREVHEGCCGNHLGAYALARKVMLAGYSWPSILYDAQELVMSCDSCQRHARLHHRPAAMMKTVTAACPFDQWGMDIVGPFPTAPAQKKFLLVAVDYFSKWVEAEPLARITENDVMKFLWKNIVCRYGVPRRLISDNGRQFQGARI, translated from the coding sequence ATGACAGCCAGACGCTTGAGGCCTTACTTCTTATCTCATCCGATTGTGGTGCTCACGAACAGCCCATTGGGCAGAATTCTAACTCATTCGGATATGTCTGGCCGCTTGATCAAGTGGACCACTGAGCTAGGGGAGTATGACATCCAGTATGAGCCAAGAACATCTATCAAAGCACAAGCCTTAGCTGATTTTCTAGCTGAGACTGTGCATCTTGAAAATGAGGACCCTTGGAAAGTATATGTTGATGGTTCATCTTCTAAAGAGGGGAGCGGGGTAGGAGTGGTactgatttcaccagctggGGAGGAAGTGAAGTTGGCAGTTAGGTTGGACTTTCGAGCATCCAACAATGAGGCAGAATATGAGGCTGTGTTGGCGGGACTGCGAGCAGCCAAAAATGTAGGAGCTACCCGGGTACTTATTTTTTCTGACTCACAGTTGGTAGCGCAGCAGATGAAGGGAATGTATgatgtgaaagatgagaaaCTTATTGAGTATGCTCAAGAAGTGGACAGGGTCAGAGAGAAATTCACGGAGATTACATTTGAACAGATTCccaggaaagaaaatgagaaggCAGACACTCTAGCCAAAATGGCTGGGACAATGGGGAGTTGGAAGACTAGAGATGTGGTATTTCAAATTGAACTCACACCTCAAACGAGTTCACCCGCAGTTGAACAGGAGGAGGAGGATTGGAGAACCGCAATAACTGATTATTTGAAAGAGGGAAAGCTTCCCGATGACCCTCGCGAAGCTCGTAAGTTGAAGATGAAATGTTCACGTTATGTGATGGTCGGATATGTGTTGTTTAGAACATCTTTTGCAGGGCCGCTTCTTCGATGTTTGAGTTATACAGAGGCTGATTACGTGCTCCGAGAGGTTCACGAGGGATGTTGTGGAAATCATCTAGGGGCTTATGCATTGGCGAGGAAAGTGATGCTCGCCGGTTATTCTTGGCCCTCGATACTGTATGATGCTCAAGAGTTAGTGATGTCTTGTGATAGTTGTCAACGTCATGCCCGATTGCATCACCGGCCAGCGGCCATGATGAAGACTGTCACGGCCGCCTGTCCTTTTGACCAATGGGGAATGGATATTGTGGGACCTTTTCCTACAGCTCCTGCTCAGAAGAAATTCCTTTTGGTAGCGGTTGACTATTTCTCAAAATGGGTGGAGGCAGAACCGTTAGCCAGAATCACTGAGAATGACGTCATGAAGTTCTTGTGGAAGAATATAGTATGCAGATACGGGGTACCCAGGAGACTGATATCCGATAATGGGAGACAGTTCCAAGGGGCCAGGATCTAA
- the LOC140820152 gene encoding uncharacterized protein, producing the protein MAGQAQRTLRELANPNVIQQPLCIQFPTTDATFELKSGLIHLLPTFRGLAGEDPHKHLKEFHIFCTARKPQGITEEQISLRAFPFSLADKAKDWLYYLPSGTITTWDNMKQQFLEKFFPASRAANIRKDICGIRQLQGETLYEYWERFKKLCASCPQHQILEQLLVQYFYEGLSLFDRNMIDVASGGALVNKTPQEARALISNMAANAQQFGTRQDTTPRQVNEVSVTPIDQKLDSLTSLLERFVAGQVQQVKACGVCAMVGHPTDTCPSLQEEPTQQANAIGGFPGQPQHRYDPYSNSYNPGWRDHPNFGYKNQGGQ; encoded by the coding sequence ATGGCAGGACAAGCTCAAAGAACACTCAGGGAGTTGGCTAATCCtaatgttattcaacaaccatTATGCATTCAATTCCCTACTACTGATGCTACTTTTGAATTAAAATCTGGCTTGATTCATTTATTGCCTACTTTTCGTGGTCTTGCAGGTGAAGATCCCCATAAACatctgaaagagtttcatatttTTTGCACAGCCAGGAAACCGCAAGGGATTACAGAGGAACAAATTTCACTGCGAGCTTTCCCATTCTCTTTAGCCGACAAGGCTAAAGATTGGCTCTATTACTTGCCCTCTGGGACGATAACGACTTGGGATAAtatgaaacaacaatttttggagAAGTTCTTCCCAGCTTCGCGAGCAGCCAACATCAGGAAGGACATTTGTGGGATTAGACAGTTACAAGGAGAGACATTATATGAATATTGGGAGAGATTTAAGAAGTTATGTGCCAGTTGCCCTCAACATCAGATTCTAGAACAGCTCCTGGTTCAATATTTTTATGAGGGACTCTCGCTCTTTGACAGGAACATGATTGATGTTGCAAGTGGAGGTGCATTGGTGAACAAAACGCCTCAAGAGGCACGAGCTCTAATCTCCAACATGGCTGCCAATGCACAACAGTTTGGTACTAGGCAAGACACCACTCCACGACAAGTCAATGAGGTAAGTGTTACTCCTATCGATCAAAAGTTAGATTCTTTGACATCTCTTTTGGAAAGGTTTGTTGCAGGACAGGTGCAACAGGTAAAAGCTTGTGGTGTATGTGCTATGGTGGGACATCCTACAGATACGTGTCCGTCACTACAAGAAGAACCCACGCAACAAGCCAATGCGATTGGTGGATTTCCTGGGCAGCCCCAACACCGATATGACCCATATTCTAATAGCTACAATCCAGGATGGAGGGATCATCCAAATTTCGGCTATAAGAATCAAGGAGGCCAATAG
- the LOC140820153 gene encoding uncharacterized protein translates to MSLDEIVKALAENTQKFQQETRASIQNLSTRVGQLATSIHKLEAQNLGNILSQTVVNPRENVSAITLRNCKELDAQEIGVQESANQKEENEIKIEDKIINQNDAPKGKFSPQFEYKPIPPFPLALNRKCESIKELNELIRRGEVNILSLDAIKPVSRCAKILKELCTTKKRHKLKGCKKEKVGEHVSAVIQKTIPIKCSDPGMFSISCTIGDIRLENAMLDLGASINVMPDSIYNHLELGPLIETGIVIQLADRSTVYPRGVIEDVLVKVENLVFPADFYVLDMENDDLNNQILLGRPFFENFKVCHRC, encoded by the coding sequence ATGTCCCTAGATGAAATTGTGAAGGCCTTAGCTGAAAACACTCAAAAATTTCAACAGGAAACGAGGGCTAGCATTCAGAATTTGAGCACTCGAGTGGGACAGTTGGCGACTTCAATTCACAAGTTGGAAGCACAAAATTTAGGTAATATACTTTCTCAGACAGTGGTGAATCCAAGAGAGAATGTGAGTGCAATTACTTTGAGAAATTGTAAAGAATTGGATGCTCAAGAAATTGGGGTACAAGAATCAGCCAACCAAAAAGAAGAGAATGAGATAAAAATTGAggataaaataatcaatcaaAATGATGCTCCGAAAGGTAAGTTTTCTCCTCAATTTGAGTATAAACCCATCCCTCCATTCCCTCTTGCATTGAATAGGAAATGTGAAAGTATTAAGGAGTTGAATGAACTTATTCGTAGAGGCGAGGTAAATATTCTTTCATTAGATGCTATTAAACCAGTATCTCGTTgtgctaaaattttaaaagaattgTGTACTACAAAAAAGAGACATAAGTTGAAGGGGTGTAAAAAGGAAAAGGTAGGAGAACATGTTTCTGCAGTCATTCAAAAAACTATTCCTATCAAATGCAGTGATCCAGGTATGTTTTCTATCTCTTGTACTATTGGCGATATTAGACTTGAAAATGCTATGTTGGATTTGGGTGCTTCTATTAATGTCATGCCTGATTCTATTTATAATcatttggaacttggacctcTGATTGAAACCGGCATTGTGATTCAATTGGCTGATAGGTCCACTGTTTATCCTAGAGGTGTAATTGAAGATGTTCTTGTGAAAGTTGAAAATTTGGTTTTTCCTGCTGACTTTTATGTGCTTGACATGGAAAATGATGATTTAAACAATCAAATTTTGCTAGGAAGACCATTTTttgaaaacttcaaagtctGTCATAGATGTTAA